In the Chroococcidiopsis sp. SAG 2025 genome, one interval contains:
- a CDS encoding GNAT family N-acetyltransferase → MTETIEVTRTYLKMTAADKLKPAKIESDRLQIHQVVECPASFYRYLYTEVGRKYHWCDRLKWTDEEIRTHLDRANISVWVLYSIGVPAGYFELKQHEDKSVEIAYFGILDEFLGRGFGKHLLTVAIERAWDLTENYIWLHTCTLDHPAAIPNYLNRGFSPFKQETYYV, encoded by the coding sequence GTGACAGAAACAATTGAAGTTACCCGCACGTATCTGAAAATGACAGCGGCAGACAAACTCAAACCTGCCAAAATAGAAAGCGATCGCCTGCAAATTCATCAGGTCGTTGAATGTCCGGCTTCTTTTTATCGCTATCTCTACACGGAAGTTGGACGTAAATACCATTGGTGCGATCGCCTCAAATGGACGGATGAAGAAATTCGGACTCACCTCGATCGAGCCAATATTTCTGTGTGGGTTCTCTACTCAATTGGTGTGCCAGCAGGATATTTTGAGTTAAAACAACACGAAGATAAATCGGTAGAAATTGCTTATTTTGGTATTCTCGACGAATTTTTAGGGCGGGGATTCGGCAAACACTTACTCACTGTAGCGATCGAACGAGCTTGGGATTTAACCGAAAATTATATTTGGTTGCATACCTGCACTTTAGACCATCCAGCTGCCATACCCAACTACCTCAATCGCGGCTTCAGTCCTTTTAAGCAAGAAACTTATTATGTTTAG
- a CDS encoding response regulator transcription factor, translated as MSLIQVALVEDHTLTRLGMRTALEQTQKVKVVGDAANAHDGLQLLQMTKPDVAIVDVGLPDMDGIELTRKFREFQTQTPDCKTRVLILTLNDREDTVLAAFTAGADSYCMKDTSIDQLVEAIEATYAGENWIDSSIARIVLKEVRPVGAKPTVAIDAIEPEYTQMLAATPLTDRELDVLALIVAGHSNYDIADKLYITVGTVKTHVRNILNKLCVNDRTQAAVRALRAGLVA; from the coding sequence ATGAGTCTAATTCAAGTTGCATTGGTTGAAGACCACACTCTTACCCGCTTAGGAATGCGGACTGCTCTAGAACAGACTCAGAAAGTGAAAGTGGTTGGCGATGCTGCTAATGCCCATGATGGTTTGCAATTGCTACAAATGACTAAGCCAGACGTGGCGATCGTCGATGTAGGTTTACCAGATATGGATGGGATTGAATTAACTCGTAAATTCCGCGAGTTTCAAACCCAAACGCCAGACTGCAAGACTAGAGTTTTGATCCTAACTTTAAACGATCGCGAAGATACTGTTTTAGCTGCTTTTACGGCTGGAGCAGACTCTTACTGTATGAAAGATACCAGTATAGATCAATTGGTCGAAGCGATAGAAGCGACCTACGCAGGTGAAAACTGGATTGATTCGTCAATCGCCCGGATTGTGTTGAAAGAAGTCCGTCCGGTTGGTGCTAAGCCAACGGTGGCGATCGATGCCATAGAGCCAGAATACACTCAAATGCTGGCAGCTACTCCCCTAACCGATCGCGAACTTGATGTATTAGCGCTGATTGTGGCAGGGCATAGTAATTATGACATTGCCGATAAACTCTACATCACAGTTGGCACTGTCAAAACTCACGTCCGTAATATTCTCAATAAGTTATGCGTCAACGACCGCACGCAGGCGGCTGTACGCGCCCTCAGAGCTGGGTTGGTGGCATAG
- the recN gene encoding DNA repair protein RecN has protein sequence MLISLQIENFALIDQLELEFGNGLNVLTGETGAGKSIILDAIDAALGGKVNSRAIRTGTNRALIEATFRLDKDLADWLITEEIELLDDNSLICGRELTVAQNSLRSRSRVNGVLVNRQQMAQLRDRLVEITAQGQAVQVGQAAQVREWLDLYGGASHFQQREVVATAYTEYQQIKNSLEKRRQSDRLRLQQIDLLTYQVKELEAASLSEPDELEQLEQERQRLSHVVELQQSSYKVYQVLYQNENDGQASADLLAEAEVTLTDMVQYDTQLQPILDLVGEALAAVTEAGRQIGAYGESLESDPQRLEIVESRIRELKLVCRKYGTLPEAIAYYQKIQTELAKLNDSEQSIEALEQQERKYLDRLLQECDRLTQLRQQAAAKLEAQILAELKPLAMEKVQFQVEIASTVPTATGNNQISFLFSPNPGEPLQPLIAIASGGEMSRFLLALKACFSQAEASETLIFDEIDVGVSGRVAQAIADKLHHLSQRHQVLCVTHQPLVAAMADRHFRVDKQVIVGAGLSDTPRDKQTIQTNPPVPESGVVGAGLSDTPENQRTISTNPPVQESGEIRTVVRVAALDNFDTRREELANLAGGKSAQDAIAFAESLLTQAANQRQTPQNGAVTKPRSVKSTKKR, from the coding sequence ATGTTAATCTCCCTCCAGATTGAAAATTTTGCTTTAATTGACCAGCTGGAGTTAGAATTCGGCAACGGTCTGAATGTCCTCACAGGCGAAACTGGTGCTGGTAAATCGATTATTTTGGATGCGATCGATGCAGCTTTGGGCGGAAAAGTCAATAGTCGCGCCATTCGCACGGGAACAAATCGCGCCTTGATTGAAGCAACGTTTCGATTGGATAAAGATTTGGCTGACTGGCTAATTACAGAAGAAATCGAACTACTTGACGATAATTCCTTAATATGCGGTCGCGAGTTAACCGTAGCTCAAAATAGCCTCCGCAGCCGATCGCGAGTCAATGGGGTACTCGTCAACCGCCAGCAAATGGCACAACTACGCGATCGCCTGGTAGAAATTACTGCCCAAGGGCAAGCCGTACAAGTAGGACAAGCAGCCCAAGTACGAGAATGGCTAGATCTCTATGGCGGTGCAAGTCATTTTCAACAGCGAGAAGTTGTCGCAACTGCTTACACTGAATATCAACAGATCAAAAATAGTTTAGAAAAACGGCGACAGTCCGATCGCCTGCGGTTGCAGCAAATTGACTTACTAACTTATCAAGTCAAAGAATTAGAAGCAGCTAGTTTAAGCGAACCAGACGAACTAGAACAACTGGAACAGGAACGCCAACGCCTCAGCCATGTCGTAGAACTGCAACAGTCGAGTTATAAAGTCTACCAAGTCCTCTATCAAAATGAGAATGACGGGCAAGCCAGCGCCGACTTGTTAGCAGAAGCAGAAGTGACGCTAACAGATATGGTGCAATACGACACCCAGCTACAACCAATCCTCGATTTGGTGGGTGAAGCACTAGCAGCAGTTACGGAAGCAGGACGGCAGATCGGCGCTTATGGAGAGAGTTTAGAATCCGATCCGCAGCGGCTAGAAATCGTCGAATCCCGCATTCGCGAATTGAAACTGGTGTGTCGCAAATACGGTACTCTCCCAGAAGCGATCGCCTACTACCAAAAAATTCAAACAGAACTCGCCAAACTCAACGATAGCGAACAATCGATTGAAGCCTTGGAACAACAGGAACGAAAATATCTAGACCGACTGTTACAGGAATGCGATCGACTCACCCAACTGCGCCAACAAGCTGCCGCCAAACTCGAAGCACAGATTCTCGCAGAACTCAAACCCTTGGCGATGGAAAAAGTTCAATTTCAGGTAGAAATAGCCTCTACAGTCCCTACAGCCACCGGAAACAACCAAATTTCTTTTCTGTTTAGTCCCAATCCTGGTGAACCATTGCAACCCTTAATTGCGATCGCCTCTGGGGGTGAAATGAGTCGATTTTTACTCGCCCTGAAAGCTTGTTTTTCCCAAGCCGAAGCATCGGAAACGCTCATATTTGATGAAATTGATGTTGGCGTATCGGGAAGAGTCGCCCAGGCGATCGCCGATAAACTGCATCATCTCAGCCAACGCCACCAAGTTCTGTGCGTCACCCACCAACCCCTAGTTGCAGCTATGGCAGATCGTCATTTTCGGGTAGATAAACAAGTTATTGTAGGGGCGGGTTTATCAGACACGCCCAGAGACAAACAAACAATTCAGACAAACCCGCCCGTACCGGAGTCGGGAGTCGTAGGGGCGGGTTTATCAGACACGCCTGAAAATCAACGAACAATCTCGACAAACCCGCCCGTACAGGAGTCGGGAGAAATTAGGACAGTTGTGAGAGTTGCAGCCCTAGACAATTTTGATACGCGGCGGGAGGAATTAGCTAATCTCGCGGGTGGTAAATCTGCCCAAGATGCGATCGCCTTTGCCGAATCTCTGCTGACCCAAGCCGCCAATCAACGACAAACACCACAAAACGGTGCAGTGACAAAACCGCGATCGGTTAAATCGACCAAGAAACGATAA
- a CDS encoding winged helix-turn-helix domain-containing protein, translating to MNQKSVEKIQTATKFILWFRHCLPQPFQQVVRPYLAQPYQLALEILDCCSGEEPMTVETIAQKVAINKNTARQVLSALREGGLIFTITANRGWKCLQVNQQSLQAIEQTLERELIS from the coding sequence GTGAATCAAAAAAGTGTAGAAAAAATTCAAACAGCAACAAAATTTATTCTGTGGTTTCGCCACTGTTTGCCGCAACCATTTCAACAGGTTGTGCGACCATATTTAGCTCAACCTTATCAATTAGCTTTAGAAATACTTGACTGTTGTAGCGGTGAAGAACCGATGACGGTAGAAACTATCGCTCAGAAAGTTGCGATTAACAAAAATACAGCGCGGCAAGTCCTCAGTGCTTTGAGAGAGGGAGGTTTAATTTTTACTATCACTGCAAATAGAGGATGGAAGTGTTTGCAAGTCAATCAGCAATCTTTACAAGCGATCGAGCAAACTTTGGAACGAGAATTAATTTCATAG
- a CDS encoding cation:proton antiporter, whose product MEVAQLVTVLIILLLVATGVALLSRWWRMPYVAGLVLAGLAITELLPQRIGLDDSLILNLFLPILLFEAAINTDTSRLRSTIKPITLLAGPGVVIASGVITLVLKFGLGLSWIPALLVGVILANTDTVSVIAVFKEVLVPSRLSTIVEGETLFNDIFTLVLFNLVLNVSVTGSFSILGGLQQLFVAIAGSILVGLALGYLSTGSTGLLARMDDPLSSILLTVAVALGTFQIGQALGVSGGVAVVVAGLVFGTIGLVRQISASNKLTLLSFWECASFGVNSFIFLLIGIEINLITLWQTLPAVLLTFLACQVARLVSVYGLLVLVRWFDRPIPWRWQHVLFIGNIKGSLSMALALSIPTSLAGREQLIAIVFGTVLLSLVGQGLSLPWFIKRLHLSEFSKFRQQIEELQAQLMTAKAAQDELDSLLRSGVLPKAVYEEMRSAYQVRVAGAEKTLREIYNRRPNDLDASIGERAKLDAIRRRLLLAEKGALNEAIRKQILSEEIVRSRLQKLDEQLLNLEDD is encoded by the coding sequence ATGGAAGTCGCTCAGTTAGTTACTGTCTTAATTATTCTGTTACTCGTAGCGACTGGCGTGGCTTTACTATCCCGTTGGTGGCGAATGCCTTATGTTGCAGGCTTAGTGTTAGCTGGTTTAGCCATTACCGAACTTTTACCTCAGCGTATTGGTTTGGATGACTCTCTGATTTTGAATTTGTTTTTGCCAATTCTCCTATTTGAGGCAGCTATCAATACTGATACTAGTCGCCTGCGTAGCACGATTAAACCAATTACTCTGCTAGCGGGACCAGGAGTTGTTATCGCCTCTGGGGTGATAACGCTAGTACTGAAATTTGGGCTGGGTTTGAGTTGGATACCAGCGTTGCTAGTTGGGGTGATTTTGGCAAATACAGATACCGTTTCCGTGATTGCTGTCTTTAAAGAAGTGCTTGTGCCTTCGCGACTGTCTACGATTGTCGAGGGAGAAACGTTATTCAATGATATTTTCACTCTAGTTTTATTTAATCTGGTTTTAAATGTCAGCGTGACTGGTTCGTTCTCAATTTTGGGTGGGTTACAACAACTTTTTGTAGCGATCGCGGGCAGTATTTTAGTAGGGCTAGCCTTGGGCTATTTGAGTACGGGTAGCACAGGTTTATTAGCTCGAATGGACGATCCGCTCAGTAGTATCTTGCTAACAGTAGCAGTAGCACTAGGAACTTTTCAAATCGGACAGGCTTTGGGAGTTTCTGGTGGGGTAGCGGTGGTTGTTGCCGGGCTAGTTTTTGGTACGATTGGGCTTGTTAGACAGATATCAGCTTCTAATAAGTTGACTTTGTTGAGTTTTTGGGAATGTGCCAGTTTTGGTGTTAATAGTTTTATTTTTCTGCTTATCGGTATAGAAATTAACCTAATAACTCTCTGGCAAACTTTGCCTGCGGTACTATTAACATTTTTGGCTTGTCAGGTGGCACGACTTGTCTCTGTTTACGGGCTGTTAGTTTTAGTACGTTGGTTCGACCGTCCGATTCCGTGGCGTTGGCAGCACGTTTTATTTATTGGTAACATCAAAGGCTCGTTATCTATGGCACTGGCGCTGAGTATTCCAACCTCACTGGCAGGGCGAGAGCAGCTAATTGCGATAGTGTTTGGTACAGTGTTGTTATCCTTAGTTGGGCAAGGATTGAGCTTACCTTGGTTTATTAAACGTTTGCATCTGTCTGAATTTTCCAAATTTCGGCAACAAATTGAAGAATTGCAAGCACAGTTGATGACTGCCAAGGCAGCACAAGATGAATTAGATAGTCTTTTAAGATCGGGAGTATTACCAAAAGCCGTCTACGAAGAAATGAGATCTGCATATCAAGTAAGAGTAGCAGGGGCAGAAAAAACACTGCGGGAAATCTACAATCGCCGTCCAAATGATTTAGATGCTAGTATAGGCGAGCGCGCCAAACTTGATGCTATCCGTCGGCGCTTGTTATTAGCAGAAAAAGGAGCGCTGAATGAGGCAATTCGCAAGCAGATTCTTTCAGAAGAAATTGTGCGATCGCGCTTGCAAAAGCTTGACGAGCAACTACTAAACCTAGAAGACGATTGA